The Pelagibius sp. CAU 1746 genomic sequence GGCGCACTTGGACATCGCCGGCATGGCCTGGTCGACCAAGGAGAAGGCGACGGTGCCGAAGGGCGGTACCGGCTTCGGCGTGCGCCTGCTGGACACCTTCGTGGCCGACAACTTCGAAAAGTAGCGTGAGAGGCGGCGGGCCGGGAGTCCGGCCCGCCGCCCCCGGCGCGATCTCCAAGCGGTGATGCCCGATCCATGACTGGCGTGCGATTCTATCACATGACCCGGACCACGCTGGAGCAGGCCCTGCCGCAGATGCTGGAGAAGACCTTGGAGCGGGACCAGCGGGCGGTAGTGAAGGCCGGCTCAGAAGCGCGCGTCGAGGCGCTCTCCGCCCGCCTGTGGACCTACCATGACCGGGCCTTCCTGCCGCACGGAACGGCCAAGGACGGCCGGGCCGCGCGCCAGCCCGTCTGGCTGACGGTGGAGGACGAGGCGCCGAACGGGGCGGAAGTCCTGTTCCTGACCGACGGTGCGTCTTCGGAGAGGATCGCCGACTATGCCTTGTGCGTTCTGCTGTTCGACGGCGGCGACGAGGAAGCCCTGACCCAGGCCCGCGGCCAGTGGAAGATCCTGAAGGATGCGGGCCACGACGTTACCTACTGGCAGCAGGACGAGAGCGGGCGCTGGAGCCAGAAGGCCTGAAGCTCAGGCCTCCTCCAGGGCGGCCTGCAACTCCAGCCAACGGTCCTCGGCCTTCGCGATCGCCTGCTTGATCTGACCGAATTTGATCTGCAGTTCTTGCAGCCTGGCCGTCGGACCTTCGTAGATTTCGGGATCGGCGAGCTTGCTTTCCAGGTCGGCCTTCTGCCGGTTCAGCTTCTCCAGCCCGGCCTCGGCCTGTCTGGCCGCCTTGCGCAGGTCGGCCACGGCGGCGCGCGCCTCGGCGGCGGCGCGGCGCTTGTCCTTCTTGGAGACGACCTCGTCGCGCTGGGGCTTGTCGTCGCGCTGGCGCGAACGTTCCTGGCGGCGCTGCTCCAGCAGCAGCTTGCGGTAGTCGTCCATGTCGCCGTCGAAAGAAGCGACAGCACCGCCGGCGACCAGCCAGAGGCGGTCGGCGGTCAGTTCGATCAGGTGGGTATCGTGGCTGACCAGGATCACCGCGCCCTCGAAGGCGCTGAGGGCCTGGATCAGGGCCTGGCGCGAGTCGACGTCCAGATGGTTGGTCGGCTCGTCGAGGATCAGCACGTGGGGCGCGTCGCGGCTCATCAGGGCGAAAAGCAGGCGCGCCTTCTCGCCGCCGGAGAGCTTGCCGACCTGAACCTCGGCGCGGTCCACGCCGAAGCCGAAGCGGCCGAGTTGGGCGCGCAGCTTGGTCTCGGTCTCCAGCGGCATGAGTCGCTGCATGTGGGCCAGCGGCGTCGCCTGAAGGTCCAGTTCCTCGGCCTGGTCCTGGGCGAAGTAGCCGATCTTCAGCTTGCCCGAGCGGGTCATGCGCCCCTCCATGCACTTCAGCCGCCCGGCAAAGAGCTTGGAAAGGGTCGACTTGCCGTTGCCGTTGGCGCCCAGGAGGGCGACCCGGTCATCCATGTCGAGACGCAGGTTGAGGCGCGACAGGATCGGCTTGCCGGTCTCGTAGCCCACCGACGCGTTCTCCAGCGTCAGGATCGGCGGCGAGAGGTGGGAAGGGGAGGGAAAGTCGAAGGTGACGGTGCGGTCCTCCATCACCGCGGCGATGGGCTCCATGCGCGCCAGGGCCTTGAGGCGCGACTGCGCCTGGCGGGCCTTGGAGGCCTTGTAGCGGAAACGGTCGACGAAGGCCTGGATGTGCCGGCGCTGGGCCTGCTGCTTGGCCTGCAGGGCGGCCTGGTGCTCCAAGTGCTCGCGGCGCAGGCGCTCGAAGCGATCATAGTTGCCGGTGTAGGCGGTCAGCTTGCGCTGTTCCAGGTGGATGATGCGGTTCACCGCCCGGTTCAGCAGACCGCGGTCGTGGGAGACCAGCAGCAGCGTGCCAGGGTAGCTTTTGAGATAGCCCTCTAGCCAGAGGGCGGCTTCCAGGTCCAGGTGGTTGGTCGGCTCGTCGAGCAGCAGCAGGTCCGGGGCCCGGAACAGCAGGGCGGCGAGGGCGACGCGCATCCGCCAGCCGCCGGAGAACTCGGCGCAGGGGCGCTGCTGGGCCGCCTCATCGAAGCCCAGGCCGGCCAGGATGCGGGCGGCGCGGGCAGGCGCGGAATCGGCGCCGATGGTGGCCAGGCGCTCGTGCAACTCGGCGATGCGGTGCGGGTCGCTGGCGTGCTCGGCCTCGGCCAGCAGGGCGCTGCGCTCGGTATCGGCGGCCAGCACGGTGTCGATCAGGCTGGTCTGGCCGGAAGGGGCTTCCTGGGCCACCTTGCCGACCCGGGTCAGGCGGGGGTAGGTGATGCTGCCCTGGTCCGCGTGCAGTTCGCCGGAGATCAGCTTCAGCAGGGTGGTCTTGCCGGAGCCGTTGCGGCCGACCAGGCCCACCCGCTCGCCCTTGTTGACGGCGACGGTGGCGTGGTCGAACAGGGGGGCGCCCTGAACTCGGTAGACGAGATCGTTAATGTGCAGCATGGGCCCCGTTCAGCTCCGGCCTCAGGTGGCGGCGGGCGGGTTGATAGCACAGCGGGCCGGCGGGCGAAAGTCGCGGCGGGGCCGGCCCCGCGCGGGCGTTGCCCTGGCCCGGCAAAGGGTCTATAAGCCCGGCGCGGAACGCTAAAATGGGCGGAAGAGCCGGACTTTCCAGGTGGGAGCCGGCGGGGACCGCCCGCGAACGAGCAATCTACCCGGTAACGAGCAATCTAGAGGAGAGCCGGAGTCCATGGCCACCCAACGTACCTTTTCGATCATCAAGCCGGACGCGACCAAGCGCAACATCACGGGCAAGATCATCGACCGCCTCGAGGAAGCCGGCCTGCGCGTCGTCGCCAGCAAGCGCATCCACATGACCCGCGAGCAGGCCGAGGGCTTCTACGCGGTGCACAAGGAGCGGCCCTTCTTCAACGACCTCTGCAGCTTCATGACCTCCGGCCCCGTCGTGGTCCAGGTGCTGGAAGGTGAAGACGCCATCGCCAAGAACCGCGAAGTCATGGGCGCCACCAACCCGGCGGATGCCGCGCCGGGCACCATTCGCGCCGATTTCGCCGAGTCCATCGAGACCAACTCCGTGCACGGCTCCGACGGCCCCGACACGGCGGCCGAGGAGATCAAGTTCTTCTTCGGCGACGACGAAATCGTCGGCTGAGGACGGCAGGAAATGCGCTCCGCAGCGGGGCGCGGCTTGCGGAAGAGCGGGGCCTTGGGCCCCGCTTTTTTTGTGCCCTCGCGCCCCTGAGGAACAAATGGCTGCCAACGGGTGTCTATGTTGGCAAAGGCGGTGGGTGCATCCGTCTTTCGAGCAATCGAAACAACGAAGGAGCACGAGCTATGCGAACCCCGAAGATCCTCGCTGTCGCAGCCGTCGCGGTTCTGGCCGCTGCCCCGGTGGCCGTCGCCCAGCAGGCAAAGCCGTACTTCCTCACCGAACAGAAACCCGGCGAGAAGCTCTCCGACAGCTATATCGGCGCCTCCGTCGTCGCCCGCTCGCCAGAGGGGTTGGAAAGCGTCGGCAAGGTGACCGACCTGCTGCTCGGCGATAACTACAAGATCGTTGGCGTGGTGGTCGACATTGGCGGCTTCCTGGGTGTGGGCGCCAAGTCTGTCGGCCTTTCCTGGACCGTGCTGAGTGAGCAGCAGTCCGAGGGCGGATTGCTGCTGCTGACCGAGTTGACGCGGGCGGAACTGGAGGCCGCCCCGACGTTCAAGACCGCCGCTCAGAAGCAGCTTGAGCAAAGCCGCCAGAAGATGGAGGAGAGCTCTCCGACGGAGAAGATGGAGCAGCCGGCCCAGTAGCGGCCAAGGGCTGCACAGAGACCCTACACATTGCGGGACCTCCCCCGGCCCCGACCTGCGGATGAGGTATCCAGACACTGGTTGTGGAAACCGGCGATCAAGGGGCTGTGATGAGACACACAAAAATCCTCTTGTCTGCGGTCTTCTGCGCCGCCGGGGCCCTGGGCGCCCTCGGCCAGGACAAGTCGGCGGACGACACGACCAAGCTGGCCGAGGAGCTCATCGACTGCGGGGGCCTGGACGACGAGGCCAAGCGGCTGGCCTGCTACGACGGTGTGGCCGCGCCGCTGGTCGGGTTGGAGAGAGCCTCCAGGAGCAGCGATGCGCCGTCGGCGCTTCACAAGTTCACGGGCAAGGACAACTGGGACTCGGATATCCTGGACGTCGGCGGGCCGTGGCGCCTGGTCTGGCAGAGCCAGGGCAGTCTGCTGACCGTGGAACTGTATACGCCCCAAGGCGAGCTGGTTGACGTCGTCGGCAACCAGATCGGCGAGGGCGGTGGGCGCTCGCAGGTGCTCGGGCCCGGCAGCTATCGCCTAGCCGTGCGCGGGCTGGGCGGCTGGCGCCTGCAGGTCGTCGGCGAAGGGAAATAAGGGAAAGACCGGGCCGCCTCCGGCAGCCGGCAAAACCGCTACAGCAGGAAGAGCGCCATCAGGGCCAGGGTCAAGATCACCAAGCCCGTGGAGATCGTGATGAAGCGCACGAAGCCCTTCCAGTTCTGCTGATGCTCGCGAAGCAATTGATCGTCTGACATATCTGAAAGCCCTGCTCGTTACGTGCCAACTGCGACCGCCCCGAAACCATAGCGGCATATGGGCGGGGCGCGCGATATGATCGCTTGCCGTTTCTTCTAGCCTGAGACGCAGCGGCGGGCAAGCCCCGGAGCCCGCCAGAGGCCCGGCGGCGCCGGCTCGATCAATCCTCGAGCGGCGGGCTGAAGAGGCGCTCCGAAGGGTCAAAATCCGCGGAAATTGCGACCCTGCCGTCCCGGCAACGCACCTTGCCCTCGGCCACCAGCCGCAGGCAGGCGGGATAGAGCCGGTGCTCGGCCGTCAGCACCCGGGCGGCCAGGCCGGCCGGGTCATCGCCCGGCAGCACCGGCACCGCGGCCTGGCCGATGATCGGACCGCCGTCGACCTCCTCGTTCACGTAGTGCACGCTGCACCCGTGCAGCCGCACTCCGGCCTCCAGGGCCCGGGCGTGGGTGTCGAGGCCGGGAAAGAGCGGCAGCAGGGAGGGGTGGATATTGATCATGCGGCCCTGCCAGTGGCGCACGAAGCCGGCGCTGACTACCCGCATGAAGCCGGCCAGACAGAGCAGGTCGACCCCCGCCGCCTCCAGTGCTTTCGTCACCTCGGCCTCGAAGGCCTCGCGGCCGTTGAAGTCCTTGTGGTCGATGGTCTCCGCGGCGACGCCCGCCGCGCGCGCATGGTCGAGGCCGCCGGCCCCGGGGCGGTTGGAGATCACCGTGACGATCTGCGCGGGGAAATCCGGTGTGGCGCAAGCATCCAGCAGCGATTTCAGGTTGCTGCCACGCCCGGAGATGAGGACGCCGACTTTCATGTTCCTGTCCTCATTGGGGCCAGGTTGCCTCCAAACCCCGAATGGTGACCTGGCCGCTCTCGCCGTGGTGGGCGGTGATGTGGCCGATGGCGAAGACCGTCTCGCCGGCGGCCTCGAAGGCGGTGCGCACGGCCTCGGCCTGCCCGGGGGAGACCACCACGGCCATGCCGACACCGCAGTTGAAGGTGCGCACCATCTCCTGCGGGGCGATGCCGCCGAACTCGGCCAGCCAGCGGAAAACCTCCGGCACCGGCCAGGTGACGCCGTCCAGGACGACCCCCAGGCCCTCGGGAATGACCCGCGGAAGGTTCTCCAGGAAGCCGCCGCCGGTGATGTGGGCGAGGGCCTTGACGCCCCGCTGGCCGTCCTCGACCGTCTCCAGCGCCGCCAGGCAGCTCCTCACGTAGATGCGGGTCGGGGTCAGCAGGGCCTCGCCGAGGGTTTTCTCCGGCGCGAAGGGGGCCGGTTGGGCATAATCCAGCCCCAGGGTCTCGACCACCCGGCGGACCAGGGAGAAGCCGTTGGAGTGCAGGCCGGATGAGGCGAGGCCCAGGACCACGTCGCCGGCCGTCACATCGGCCCCGGTCAGCACCCGGTCGCGCTCTACCGCGCCGACGGCGAAGCCGGCCAAGTCGTAGTCGCCCGCGGCATAGAGCCCCGGCATCTCGGCGGTCTCGCCGCCGATCAGGGCGCAGCCGGCCTGACGGCAGCCCTCGGCAATGCCCTCGACGACGGCGGTCCCGGCGGCCACCTTGAGCTGCCCGGTTGCGTAGTAATCCAGGAAGAAGAGGGGCTCGGCGCCCTGCACGACCAGATCGTTCACGCACATGGCGACCAGATCGATTCCCACGCTGTCGTGGCGGTCGGCCGCAATGGCGATCTTCAGCTTGGTGCCGACGCCGTCGTTGGCGGCCACCAGCAGCGGATCGCGGTAGCCGGCCGCTTTCAGGTCGAAGAAGCCCCCAAAACCGCCAAGGCCGGCGTCCGCGCCGCTGCGGGCGGTCGAGCGGGCCAGCGGCTTGATCGCCTCCACCAGTGCGTTACCGGCATCGATGTCGACACCCGCATCCTTGTAACTCAACTGGTTGTCACGCGAATTCCGGCTTGTTATGGCGTCCTCCGGTCACATGAGGTATTTAAGGTATGAGGCTTTTCGGCCCGCTTTGCCGGGCGAAGATAGAGAATCCGGGACGGTTTGCAATGTGGTTTCGCCGGCTGAGCGCGCTTCGAATGCTGGCCCTGGCCCTTGTTGCCTGTGGAGGCCTGTTTCTGGCTCCGGCAGTTCTGGTGCTGCTGGGCGCGGACACTGCCCACGCCCAGGGCGCCAGCGATATCTTTACGGTGCGCCGGGTGCCGGTGGACGAGACCGCCGGAACGGCCGCCGAGGCCCGCCAAGTGGCCCTCGCGGTGGGTCAGCGCCGGGCCTTCCGCCGGCTGCTGCGGCGCCTGGTCCCCGAGGACCAGCTGGACCTGGTGCCTGAGCCCGAGTCCAGCCTGCTGCAGTACTATGTGCTCGATTTTTCGGTGGCCAACGAGCGGGCCTCGGCAGTGCGCTACCTGGCCGATCTGACTTTCCGCTTCAACGGCGAAGAGGTCCGCAAGCTGTTGCGCAACAACAACGTCGGCTTCGCCGAGACGCGCAGCAAGCCCGTGGTGGTGCTGCCGGTTTTCGAAGGGGGCGGGGCCGCTGCGACGTTGTGGCAGTATCCCAATCCCTGGCGCGACGTCTGGGCGTCGCGTCCCGGAGATGACGGGCTGGTGCCCCTGGCGGTGCCGCTGGGTGACATCGGCGATGTCGCGGCCATTGACGCGGCGCGCGCGCTGGGGGGCGATTCGGACGCCTTGCGTGAGATCGCGGCCCTGTATGGCGCCGAAGACGTGCTGGTGTCCGAGGCCAAGCTGAGCGGCGACCCGGCGGCGGGCTCGGCGGCGTTGACTGTGGTGACCACCCGGTTCCGCGACGGAGACCGGATCGGCACTCTGCGTGACAAGCTGGTGCAAGTGTCAGGTGAACCTTACGACGGCTTCCTAGCGCGGGCGGCGAACCGCATTGACGGTTCCGTCCAGGAGAGCTGGAAGCAGCAGAACCTGCTGCAGTTCGGCAGCGAGCGCTCGATCGTGGTTTACGTGCCGCTCGACGGCCTCGATGACTGGTTGAACGTGCGCCGCCGCCTGCACGGCGTCGCTGCGATCCAGCAGACCGGCGTCAATTCCCTGACCCGCTATGAAGCGCAGTTGGAGATCACTTTCTTCGGCGACGAGCAACGGCTGAGCCGTGCCCTGGAGCAACGTGATCTCTTTCTGGCTCTGCGTCCGGACAGCAACTGGGAAATGATGCTGTCGGAGAAGCGCAACAGGCTGCCGCCCGAGCCTGCCCTCGACGGGCAGAGCATCTTCACAACGCCCGCGCCGCAATGAGCGATCAGGAACCGCAGGGGCGGGAGACGCCTGCGCAGGAAGGGCAGGGGCGCCTCCTGGCGCATGCGCCGACCGCCAGCCAGATACGCTTCTGGCTGGTTCTGCTGATCATCACCCTGATTTGCGTCTACCTGCTGCGCAGCGTATTGCTGCCCTTTGTGGCAGGCATGGTGGTCGCTTATCTGCTGGACCCGATCTGTGACCGCATGGAGAGGTGGAAGCTGTCGCGCACTTGGGCGACCGCCATCGTCACCGTCTGTTTCGTCTTGATCTGCATTCTGGTGCTGCTGCTGGTGATTCCTGCGGTGATCGGCCAGATCGCGACGCTGATCGAAAGGGCGCCCGACTATCTGGCCGCCATCCAGCGGGAGGTCGCGGTCCTGGTCGAGATGTTGCGCGACCGCTTGGACGCCGGCACCGAAGAGAAGATCAAATCGGTGCTGGGCGGCTCGGCCGACAAGATATTTACCTGGGTGACGGAGGTTCTGGGCGGCATCATTTCCGGCGGCGTTGCCTTCTTCAACTTCGTGGCCCTGCTGGTCATCACTCCGGTGGTGACCTTCTATCTGCTGCGCGACTGGGACCGGATGGTCGCCAAGGCCGACGACTGGCTGCCCCGCAAGCATCAGGAGACGATCCGCCGCCTGGCACAGGAGGTGGACGAAACCCTGGCGGGCTTCCTGCGCGGCCAGGGCATGGTCTGCCTGTCGCTGGCCGTCTTCTATGCGATCGGCCTGACGCTGGCCGGGCTCGACTTCGGCCTGGTGGTGGGGCTTATCGCAGGCTTCCTGTCGTTCATCCCCTACGTCGGCTCCCTGGTCGGGCTGGTGCTTTCTGTCGGGCTCGCTCTGGCGCAGTTCGACAGTTTTCTTTCGGTCGGTATCGTCGCCGTCGTTTTCTTCGTCGGCCAGGCCATCGAAGGCAATGTGCTGACCCCCAAGCTGGTTGGCGAAAAGGTCGGGCTGCATCCGGTCTGGGTGATGTTCGCGTTGCTGGCCGGCGGCGCCCTCTTCGGCTTCGTCGGCGTGCTGCTGGCGGTGCCCGTCGCGGCCATCGTCGGCGTGGGGGTCCGCTTCGCCCTTTCCCAGTATCGCCTCAGCGCCTACTACACCGGCCATGAAGGCACGCGGAGCGACGGGCAGGACGCCACACCTTGACCCCGCCGGCGCAGCTCCCCCTGGACCTGGGCCATCGTCCGGCCCTGGCGCGCGAAGACTTCCTGGTCGCGCCGAGCAACGAGGTGGCCGTCGCCTGGATCGACCGCTGGCCGGACTGGCCGGCCAACGCCTTGGCCCTCTTCGGTCCGGCGGGCAGCGGCAAGACGCATCTCTGCCAAGTCTGGCGCCAAGCCTCCGGCGCCATCCAGATCGACGCCGATATGCTGCGCAGTGACGAGCCGCCGGCCTATCTGGGCGATCCCGAGGGCGGCGTGCGGGCCTGCGTGGTGGAAGATGCCGCAGGCTGTCTGAGCGCGGAACCGGAGGTCGCGCGCCGCCTGCTGCACCTTTACAACATGATGCTGGAGCGGCGCGGCTTTTTGCTGCTGTCGGACCGTGAGGCGCCGGCGCGCTGGGATTGCCCCCTGGCCGACCTGCGGTCCCGGCTGTCGGGGATGCAGGCCGCCGCCCTGGGGGAGCCGGACGATGCCTTGATCGAGGCGGTGCTGGTGAAACTCTTCGCCGACCGCCAGCTCCCGGTCAACGCGGAGGTGGTGCGCTTCGTGAGCGCGCGCATCGAGCGCTCTTTCGCGGCTGCGCGGCGCGTCGTTGCGGCCATCGACCGGATGGCGTTGGCCAAGCGGCGCCAGATCACCGTGCCTTTGGCGCGCGCGGTGCTGCAGGACATGGATGCTTCTCAGGAAACGGAAGACAGGACTTAAGGAGATAAGCGATGGATCTGGGTATTGAAGGCCGCAAGGCGCTGGTTTGCGCGGCGAGCAAGGGATTGGGGCGAGCCTGTGCCATGCAGCTCGCCATGGAGGGCGTCGAGGTGACCATCGTGGCGCGTACGCAGGGACCCCTGGAGAAGACGGCGGAGGAGGTCCGCGCGGCGACGGGAGGCAGTGTCAATGCCGTCGCCACGGACATTACCACGCCGGAAGGCCGGCAGCTCGCGCTGGCCGCCTGTCCGCAACCCGACATCCTGGTCAACAACGCCGGCGGGCCGCCGCCGGGCGATTTCCGCGACTGGGATCGCGAGGACTGGATCAAGGCGCTGGACGCCAACATGCTGACACCCATCGAGCTTATCAAGGCAACGGTCGACGGCATGATGGAGCGCCGCTTCGGACGTATCGTCAATATCACATCCGGCGCGGTGAAAGCGCCCATCGACATCCTGGGCCTGTCCAACGGCGCCCGCGCGGGTCTTACCGGCTTCGTTGCCGGTCTGGCGCGCAAGACAGTGGTCAACAACGTCACCATCAACAACCTGTTGCCCGGACCTTTCGATACCGATCGCCTGCGCCAGACGATCAAGGCTGTGGCGGACAAGTCCGGCCGCTCCGCAGAGGAGGTGGCCAAGGAGCGCGCGGCGGGCAATCCAGCCGGCCGGTTTGGCGACCCGGTGGAATTCGGTCAGGCTTGCGCTTTCCTGTGCGGCGCGCAGGCCGGATTCATCACCGGTCAGAACTTGCTGATGGACGGCGGCGCCTTTCCGGGAACGCTTTAGCAGCCCAACTTCTGTCACAGCCGTGACAGAAGTCAGGTAAATTATGACCATTCGGGGGCGCCGGGGGAGGACCTCGGCGCCCCTTGCCGTAGCACCGATCTCACCAATGCATCGAGACAGCTTTGGAAGGATCGGAAGGATGTCCAGGAAGTTCTTGTTGGCGCTTGCCGCGCTATTTCTCCTCACCGCAACACCGGCCGTCGCCGACGACGACGACCGCGATGACCGCAGAAGCCGTTGGCACGGCGATCACGACCGCGGGCACGGCAAGTATCACAAACACAGGAAGCATCACCGCGCGAAGCGGCATGGCCATCGGGTGATCTGGCATGGCGACCGCCACTGGGAACCGCGTGGTCACCGCA encodes the following:
- a CDS encoding DNA polymerase III subunit chi, with the protein product MTGVRFYHMTRTTLEQALPQMLEKTLERDQRAVVKAGSEARVEALSARLWTYHDRAFLPHGTAKDGRAARQPVWLTVEDEAPNGAEVLFLTDGASSERIADYALCVLLFDGGDEEALTQARGQWKILKDAGHDVTYWQQDESGRWSQKA
- a CDS encoding ABC-F family ATP-binding cassette domain-containing protein; translated protein: MLHINDLVYRVQGAPLFDHATVAVNKGERVGLVGRNGSGKTTLLKLISGELHADQGSITYPRLTRVGKVAQEAPSGQTSLIDTVLAADTERSALLAEAEHASDPHRIAELHERLATIGADSAPARAARILAGLGFDEAAQQRPCAEFSGGWRMRVALAALLFRAPDLLLLDEPTNHLDLEAALWLEGYLKSYPGTLLLVSHDRGLLNRAVNRIIHLEQRKLTAYTGNYDRFERLRREHLEHQAALQAKQQAQRRHIQAFVDRFRYKASKARQAQSRLKALARMEPIAAVMEDRTVTFDFPSPSHLSPPILTLENASVGYETGKPILSRLNLRLDMDDRVALLGANGNGKSTLSKLFAGRLKCMEGRMTRSGKLKIGYFAQDQAEELDLQATPLAHMQRLMPLETETKLRAQLGRFGFGVDRAEVQVGKLSGGEKARLLFALMSRDAPHVLILDEPTNHLDVDSRQALIQALSAFEGAVILVSHDTHLIELTADRLWLVAGGAVASFDGDMDDYRKLLLEQRRQERSRQRDDKPQRDEVVSKKDKRRAAAEARAAVADLRKAARQAEAGLEKLNRQKADLESKLADPEIYEGPTARLQELQIKFGQIKQAIAKAEDRWLELQAALEEA
- the ndk gene encoding nucleoside-diphosphate kinase — its product is MATQRTFSIIKPDATKRNITGKIIDRLEEAGLRVVASKRIHMTREQAEGFYAVHKERPFFNDLCSFMTSGPVVVQVLEGEDAIAKNREVMGATNPADAAPGTIRADFAESIETNSVHGSDGPDTAAEEIKFFFGDDEIVG
- a CDS encoding PRC-barrel domain-containing protein, which gives rise to MRTPKILAVAAVAVLAAAPVAVAQQAKPYFLTEQKPGEKLSDSYIGASVVARSPEGLESVGKVTDLLLGDNYKIVGVVVDIGGFLGVGAKSVGLSWTVLSEQQSEGGLLLLTELTRAELEAAPTFKTAAQKQLEQSRQKMEESSPTEKMEQPAQ
- a CDS encoding aa3-type cytochrome c oxidase subunit IV — translated: MSDDQLLREHQQNWKGFVRFITISTGLVILTLALMALFLL
- the purN gene encoding phosphoribosylglycinamide formyltransferase, with translation MKVGVLISGRGSNLKSLLDACATPDFPAQIVTVISNRPGAGGLDHARAAGVAAETIDHKDFNGREAFEAEVTKALEAAGVDLLCLAGFMRVVSAGFVRHWQGRMINIHPSLLPLFPGLDTHARALEAGVRLHGCSVHYVNEEVDGGPIIGQAAVPVLPGDDPAGLAARVLTAEHRLYPACLRLVAEGKVRCRDGRVAISADFDPSERLFSPPLED
- the purM gene encoding phosphoribosylformylglycinamidine cyclo-ligase, yielding MSYKDAGVDIDAGNALVEAIKPLARSTARSGADAGLGGFGGFFDLKAAGYRDPLLVAANDGVGTKLKIAIAADRHDSVGIDLVAMCVNDLVVQGAEPLFFLDYYATGQLKVAAGTAVVEGIAEGCRQAGCALIGGETAEMPGLYAAGDYDLAGFAVGAVERDRVLTGADVTAGDVVLGLASSGLHSNGFSLVRRVVETLGLDYAQPAPFAPEKTLGEALLTPTRIYVRSCLAALETVEDGQRGVKALAHITGGGFLENLPRVIPEGLGVVLDGVTWPVPEVFRWLAEFGGIAPQEMVRTFNCGVGMAVVVSPGQAEAVRTAFEAAGETVFAIGHITAHHGESGQVTIRGLEATWPQ
- a CDS encoding DUF2066 domain-containing protein, which translates into the protein MWFRRLSALRMLALALVACGGLFLAPAVLVLLGADTAHAQGASDIFTVRRVPVDETAGTAAEARQVALAVGQRRAFRRLLRRLVPEDQLDLVPEPESSLLQYYVLDFSVANERASAVRYLADLTFRFNGEEVRKLLRNNNVGFAETRSKPVVVLPVFEGGGAAATLWQYPNPWRDVWASRPGDDGLVPLAVPLGDIGDVAAIDAARALGGDSDALREIAALYGAEDVLVSEAKLSGDPAAGSAALTVVTTRFRDGDRIGTLRDKLVQVSGEPYDGFLARAANRIDGSVQESWKQQNLLQFGSERSIVVYVPLDGLDDWLNVRRRLHGVAAIQQTGVNSLTRYEAQLEITFFGDEQRLSRALEQRDLFLALRPDSNWEMMLSEKRNRLPPEPALDGQSIFTTPAPQ
- a CDS encoding AI-2E family transporter; the protein is MSDQEPQGRETPAQEGQGRLLAHAPTASQIRFWLVLLIITLICVYLLRSVLLPFVAGMVVAYLLDPICDRMERWKLSRTWATAIVTVCFVLICILVLLLVIPAVIGQIATLIERAPDYLAAIQREVAVLVEMLRDRLDAGTEEKIKSVLGGSADKIFTWVTEVLGGIISGGVAFFNFVALLVITPVVTFYLLRDWDRMVAKADDWLPRKHQETIRRLAQEVDETLAGFLRGQGMVCLSLAVFYAIGLTLAGLDFGLVVGLIAGFLSFIPYVGSLVGLVLSVGLALAQFDSFLSVGIVAVVFFVGQAIEGNVLTPKLVGEKVGLHPVWVMFALLAGGALFGFVGVLLAVPVAAIVGVGVRFALSQYRLSAYYTGHEGTRSDGQDATP
- a CDS encoding DnaA/Hda family protein — encoded protein: MTPPAQLPLDLGHRPALAREDFLVAPSNEVAVAWIDRWPDWPANALALFGPAGSGKTHLCQVWRQASGAIQIDADMLRSDEPPAYLGDPEGGVRACVVEDAAGCLSAEPEVARRLLHLYNMMLERRGFLLLSDREAPARWDCPLADLRSRLSGMQAAALGEPDDALIEAVLVKLFADRQLPVNAEVVRFVSARIERSFAAARRVVAAIDRMALAKRRQITVPLARAVLQDMDASQETEDRT
- a CDS encoding SDR family oxidoreductase, with the translated sequence MDLGIEGRKALVCAASKGLGRACAMQLAMEGVEVTIVARTQGPLEKTAEEVRAATGGSVNAVATDITTPEGRQLALAACPQPDILVNNAGGPPPGDFRDWDREDWIKALDANMLTPIELIKATVDGMMERRFGRIVNITSGAVKAPIDILGLSNGARAGLTGFVAGLARKTVVNNVTINNLLPGPFDTDRLRQTIKAVADKSGRSAEEVAKERAAGNPAGRFGDPVEFGQACAFLCGAQAGFITGQNLLMDGGAFPGTL